AATATCCGTGATAAACCGGAAGTATGACTTATGACGCTCGAGTCAACTTCATCACCagatcaaaattttcaataagtttttctttatttcacgAACGTTTTCCTTAGTCAACTCGTCAATAGAAAATCACGTAAGTAATTGCTGTTCGGAAATTGGAGCTGAAGAGCAGCGGACAGACGTCTTGCTTAGACCGATGTTTCGCAGTCGACCGTCGTCACTCATCACTCGCCGTTCTGTCGCAACGAGGATCTTGGACGCGTTGTAGCATTTCATCACTTTTGTTAgagtaattgtatttttgtcgTTTGGGAATATCGTGCTGAGACATCATGCCAAAGAATAAGGGTAAGTGTGATTTCGGTTTTGCCTCGCGTTTGCCTTTTTTCTCTGAATCCTCGCGATTTTCCCATTATCGCGATTTGTCCTACCGATGTGGTTAAGTTTGCTAACCTAATTCGCGTCAATATTAAGATCGCCTTCAAGGCGATCCGAGCTTCGTGATTTCGCTTTCTTGCGCGTCTCATATATGTGACTATTGTCACCAAACACGCGCTGTTTGCAGGAAAGGGAGGTAAAAACCGGAGAAGAGGAAAGAACGAGAATGAGACTGAGAAGAGAGAACTGGTGTTTAAGGAGGATGGACAAGGTGAGACGCGATGCGCGGACGACACGACGTTCTCACTGGAACAAATATCGATAATTTATTCACGGTGCTTTTGGGGTTTTTTTGCGCAGAATACGCCCAGGTGACAAAAATGCTAGGCAATGGTAGGCTAGAGGCCATGTGCTTTGATGGAGTCAAACGGTTGTGCCACATCCGTGGCAAGCTGCGGAAGAAGGTATGGATTAATCAGGGAGACATCATATTGATCGGATTGCGAGATTATCAGGATGCTAAGGCGGATGTCATCTTGAAGTACACGTCCGACGAAGCACGTAATTTGAAGACGTATGGCGAATTCCCAGAAACTGGTAAGTGCTATTCCATGATATTTTGGAATGTTCTAAATGCCTGTGAGGTGTAATAACTTTGATAAAACTCATCTCTTCTGAAAGCTTTATcttaaaatgaattattaaaataaaatttgatgcaAAGAATATGAAAACAATGGTTATATCTttgttttaacataaaatttttctctcttagtACGTATCAATGACACAGTGACCTTTGTGGAAGATGGATTTGATGAAGACATTGAATTTGGTGATGAAATTAGTGATGATGATGAAGATGATGTTGACAAcgtaagtttatatataattcttgaaatttttttgtttctgtaACCTGGTTTTATTCTTAAActgtatttattctttatttacttatttatttgtccaacaattttattctttatattatttattttaatttgtatttaagaaGCTTATTTCCTTTGCttcttctttattaattacatttatatgcaATAATACAATATGTCTTTACAGATCTGATGACCTGcagtgtaataataattaaaaaagtacattgTAAAGAAAGTGCATGAGGACATTCATTtcacaaaatacaattatatagaGTCAAAGTTTTCTTCTATTGAGTAGCTCATCTCCCTGTAtgtatctataaataaatcgtCAATTTATGGATAACATCGTGTTCCAATTTGAGTAGTCGTTTttgatatttgtaaatttttataggaaCACAAGTTCATTCAAATAGCAAAATTACATGATATTTAgcatattgaattaaatttcgtaCACCAGATTAGCTAGATTTTACGTTCGTGTACGTAATACCTTTGTATAATCtttgtatatttcttttttatttacgtcaTGTATTATCTGCCAATTCGtgaaatatacatgtacattatttaaacagaaaatgaaatattactaTGTATATCATGCAATAAGTACtctttatatgttaaaatgtttttcactAAAAATTGTCCAGAAGTTTAAGAAATTATCGAGAAGCGAAGTAATGTACAAcaatttgatttgttaaattttgatgaaattttagaACTACATTAGTGtacatgttaaattaataaattaaatggcGTGTGAAGGGAGGACAGGTTGTCAGTGATTTTTCTGTCTTAGTATCATTTTAACTTTGATCAATAATGCACGTTGTTAATAGTAATATAGCTATTCAATACAGCAAATGATGTATGCCAGATAATTTTTAGGACATGCGTTATGTATCAGTGCAATCGTTCAATGTGTGCTATTCTTCATTGTATCAGAAGGGGACTACAGTTGCTGCATTTCAACattaacaacaattttatCGGATATTAGCAACAACGAAAGTGGGCAGTTATTTGTATCGTTTTTGTTTCTATGAGagaacaaattttgaaataatattgtttagttgtttataatacaattgaGCGGATAATTTGATAGTGGTTTTGGACTTTTttcatgttaaataaaattacatatgtaaatGAAGATAAAAGATACTTATTTTCCCATACCTTTTCCAATAAAGGTGTTTTCCCACACAGCAAAAAAGTGTAAAGTAGAACGAGAGCAGAACCAATCATGGGacgttttttagtttttaaggAATTCGAATCTACGTAACAAAAAGTAATTCGTTTTGTTCCGTTTATGCTTTTCCGTTGCATAAAAAGGTACTCTCACTCATCGAATTAAGAATAAAGAatacagtaaaaaataaataaagatttaatatcgCATTGTATGattcatattaaaaagaatgtatACTTACTTAAAATTGTCCGTCtgttatgtaaaattgttaaattcatATCCGAAATATACATTAGtcttccttaatttttaacaataaaaaatgatttaggTGAGAGTAAAATGATACGGAAAAAATagtgattaataatttattggatGTTCAAATACGAGCGAAAGGATGAGACGGGTGttcttttttcccttcctTATCTTTCCATTGCAGAGGACGCAATTCTGatgcaacattttatttattatgccgCGGATAGTTGTATCACACAATAGTAtgtagtaaattataatttcttttgtttttgataCCTTGACGCCATGCAATACTATTGTAATGATAACTTGTAATGATTATAGTGTTGAGGAGGGACATATAATTAGGAGAAGGGGAAATAGCTTAACTGTGACGTGTTACGTTATgaaggaaaattaatttgtataaaagtatGTGAGATATAAAGCATCGGCTCGACACTGATGCGTCAATACTCTTACAATGATAAGTGACGCACTTACATGCATTTAGAACATGTtcttattacatgtatattatgtCTGATACTgtaaaacaacaaaatatgTTGCACATAGACCATGTCTGTGTGCTACGCGACAATATATTGTCGACTATAGTCATGTATAGCTGCACTTCgtgtataatttgtataacgAATTATGATGCGTATAAAATATTCCTCTTCTCATGAGATAAATTGCGCAACATTGTTAACAGCGTTGAAGCATCAGCGTCGCTTCGGTATCCGTAATGAATTATATACTAAATGTTACGACAATACATAGgagcatattttattttgatgcgCGTATGATTGTGCCTTTGGTCCTTAGGTCAGATAGGCTCTAGGCAAGTCTATTAAAcgtagtatatatataacagtcattatagataataatttataaacttcaGATAGCATAATCGTTATAtctttcaatatattatacattaatagaatagcttattttaattttgttcttttaaatatatttatatattatatgattttcCTTCCTCCTCTCGCTTGCGATCATTAAAATTGTGTCGTACACTGAAAGCTAACATTAGCTTAGATATTAAAACGAATTCGCATCGTCCGGATTTCAGACAACATAATTCTCTACATTGTCGCGTGTCGTTTTACCTGCTATTttagtttacatttattcaTGTGGATGACACAACGTCGACAGTATAACCGTATCGAGTTTACAAAGTAACGAGCGTTAACATTTATTCAGGAGCTcgctatataaataaaatactccTGTTAGCgtcttacaattattacaatcaTGTTCatagtacatatatatatatatgtgtgtgtgtgtgtgtgtgtgtgtgtgtgtgtgtgtgtgtgtgtgtgtgtgtgtatgtttgtgtgtgtgtgtactgtctctttttctgtgtgtgcgtgtgtacgcgcgcgcgcgcgcgcgcatgtaaGTTACGCTAagaaattatcatatatacaattaaaaattgttaggAAATACCCTTTAaacaagttaaatttatacattatgttTTGATACATAAAAACACTTCTCATTTCCGTTAATCAAATCAACACGGCCAGGGCACGATGATCCGGCACCTCTCGCggcttctttctttctttcttttttttttattgtgccTGAACTCACGACTTCAGTCGAGTAACAACAAGAAATTTATTCCTTATTTCcgttttcgaaaattttgtcAACCGTCGAAAgtgttaataaagaaaaaatatatatataatatatatattgtgtaatgCCGATCTATTAAGCAATATATTGCGCGGATAGAGTATAACTATCTTAAAGCTTAACAGAGCTATTCTCGcgaaaatcttattaatttagacGATCGCTGATATCGGCAGACTCGTTCGATCTTATTTTGTCTTGCGTTCCCGCCTTTTTCGCATTTCTTCCTTCCTGACATTTTCCATCGTTTTCGCTCGATACTTTTTTCCCTTCCATTTCGCATTATAGCTTCAGACAATACGAGAAAGGCGTTGCATACATACATGGACGGGTTGGCATAGTGAAGACTAGCGCGAATCGGCTAGTCGGACTAGCAACGACATACGCAGAtacatcatcatcattatcttcgttatcatcattattatcatagATCGCGAGATTTCGACGAACGTAAAAGGGTAAGGCAACCGAGCGGAATGGAAAGGCAAGCAAATTCGAAGCGTAGGCCATGAGCGTGATAGTAAACCATTGTGCATAT
The genomic region above belongs to Monomorium pharaonis isolate MP-MQ-018 unplaced genomic scaffold, ASM1337386v2 scaffold_581, whole genome shotgun sequence and contains:
- the LOC105835673 gene encoding eukaryotic translation initiation factor 1A, X-chromosomal yields the protein MPKNKGKGGKNRRRGKNENETEKRELVFKEDGQEYAQVTKMLGNGRLEAMCFDGVKRLCHIRGKLRKKVWINQGDIILIGLRDYQDAKADVILKYTSDEARNLKTYGEFPETVRINDTVTFVEDGFDEDIEFGDEISDDDEDDVDNI